In the uncultured Methanobacterium sp. genome, one interval contains:
- a CDS encoding ADP-ribosylglycohydrolase family protein translates to MTSTIPSIHDINALLEYLPYFQDQNNQFHQVIDKPPQFPYFDYSNTVNKFYHDLYQRNMIIDFDWTQWTGEGEKYIKSRELLATADITLIQKLFTMIIRSDRFNEGLLGEMIDNGFILDLLVRLESIRKEIEVRFHGTIIGLAVGDCMGVALEFTDPGSFQPVNDMIGGGPFNLDPGMWTDDTSMALCLAESLIKTRDFDPKDQMERYLRWYHEGHLSVNGECFDIGNTTRQALMAFEETGQAYSGPDHEYSAGNGSLMRLAPVPLFYMSKPLMALEMSARSSCTTHKHPLAVDACRYMGGLIHGALIGKSKEELLTPRYSPLPGYWEENPLVSKIDQVACGSFKQKEPPEIRGRGFVVKSLEAALWAFYKSNTFEEGCLLAVNLGEDADTTGAIYGQLAGAYYTKSGIPTKWIKGLKKLDLIESITDRLYQITGRS, encoded by the coding sequence ATGACCTCCACCATACCCAGCATTCATGATATCAACGCTTTACTGGAGTACCTACCCTACTTCCAGGACCAGAATAACCAGTTCCACCAGGTGATTGACAAACCACCCCAGTTTCCCTACTTTGACTATTCAAACACTGTTAATAAGTTCTATCATGACCTATACCAACGGAACATGATAATTGATTTTGATTGGACTCAGTGGACTGGTGAGGGAGAAAAATACATAAAATCAAGGGAATTACTGGCTACTGCAGATATTACCCTAATCCAGAAGTTATTCACCATGATCATAAGGTCGGATAGATTCAACGAGGGTTTACTGGGTGAGATGATTGATAATGGGTTTATCCTGGATCTGCTGGTGAGGTTAGAGAGTATCCGGAAGGAAATTGAAGTCAGATTCCATGGTACTATAATTGGTTTGGCGGTGGGGGATTGCATGGGTGTTGCCCTGGAGTTTACTGATCCTGGTAGCTTCCAGCCAGTAAACGATATGATAGGTGGGGGACCCTTCAATCTGGACCCTGGCATGTGGACTGATGATACCTCCATGGCCCTTTGCCTGGCAGAAAGCCTGATCAAAACCAGGGATTTTGACCCGAAGGACCAGATGGAACGTTACCTTCGCTGGTATCATGAGGGTCACCTGTCAGTTAATGGTGAATGCTTTGACATTGGGAACACCACCCGTCAGGCTCTAATGGCATTTGAAGAAACTGGCCAAGCCTACTCTGGACCGGATCATGAATACTCAGCAGGGAATGGTTCACTGATGCGACTGGCACCAGTACCCCTCTTCTACATGTCAAAACCCCTAATGGCACTGGAAATGTCGGCCCGGTCATCATGCACCACCCATAAACATCCCCTGGCTGTGGATGCCTGCCGCTACATGGGAGGATTAATCCACGGTGCACTTATCGGGAAATCCAAGGAGGAACTCCTCACTCCACGATACTCACCCTTGCCAGGATACTGGGAAGAAAACCCCTTAGTAAGCAAGATCGACCAGGTGGCCTGTGGTTCCTTCAAACAAAAAGAACCACCAGAAATACGGGGCCGTGGTTTTGTGGTTAAATCCCTGGAAGCAGCCCTGTGGGCTTTCTATAAATCAAATACCTTTGAAGAAGGCTGTCTATTGGCTGTGAACCTGGGTGAAGATGCTGATACCACTGGTGCTATTTATGGTCAGCTGGCCGGGGCCTACTACACAAAAAGTGGAATACCCACAAAATGGATAAAAGGCCTTAAAAAACTGGATTTAATTGAATCAATTACCGATAGATTGTATCAAATAACAGGCAGATCATAA
- the gdhA gene encoding NADP-specific glutamate dehydrogenase encodes MTYVEDILKELERKNPYEPEFIQTATEILRCLNVLFERHPEFKEAKILERFLEPERVVMFRVPWVDDNGEVQVNRGFRVQFNSALGPYKGWLRFHETVNLSILKLLALEQILKNSLTGMSIGGAKGGSDFNPKGRSDAEVMRFCQSFMTELKNYIGPDIDVPAGDIGVGSREVGYMFGQYNRIANRHNCVLTGSGIEYGGSLVRREATGYGLIYILEEALRARGQVLEGKKIIVSGSGNVAIYAAEKAIQLGATVIAMSDSKGYIYDENGISIPFVKHIKEEERKCIHEYLNDFPNAIYKEGSYGLWSIKCDIALPCATQNELDEDSARKLIDNGVKYVAEGANKPSTPEATKLFLKSGLMFLPGKAANAGGVTTSVLEMAQRSSNMHWSFDEVDLRLKRNMVNIYRNIDKKSF; translated from the coding sequence ATGACCTATGTAGAGGATATATTAAAAGAACTTGAGAGAAAAAATCCTTATGAACCAGAGTTCATTCAGACTGCAACTGAGATTTTAAGATGTCTAAATGTGTTGTTTGAAAGGCATCCAGAATTTAAGGAAGCAAAGATTTTAGAAAGATTTTTAGAACCGGAAAGAGTGGTTATGTTTAGAGTACCATGGGTTGATGATAATGGTGAAGTACAGGTGAATCGAGGTTTTCGTGTTCAGTTCAACAGTGCACTTGGCCCCTATAAGGGTTGGCTTCGTTTTCATGAGACAGTTAATTTATCGATTCTTAAATTATTAGCATTAGAACAGATTTTAAAAAACAGTCTAACCGGTATGTCAATTGGCGGTGCAAAGGGTGGAAGTGATTTCAATCCAAAAGGCAGATCCGATGCGGAGGTTATGAGATTCTGCCAGAGTTTCATGACTGAACTTAAAAATTATATAGGGCCGGATATTGATGTCCCGGCTGGGGATATTGGTGTGGGTTCAAGAGAAGTAGGGTATATGTTTGGGCAGTATAATAGGATTGCAAACAGGCACAATTGTGTATTAACCGGAAGTGGAATAGAGTATGGTGGATCTCTGGTAAGAAGAGAAGCCACAGGTTATGGCCTTATTTATATATTGGAAGAAGCTTTAAGAGCAAGGGGACAAGTTTTGGAAGGTAAAAAGATAATAGTTTCTGGTTCAGGAAATGTGGCCATATATGCAGCTGAAAAGGCCATACAACTTGGAGCAACAGTTATTGCTATGTCTGACTCAAAAGGTTACATTTATGACGAAAATGGAATATCCATTCCATTTGTAAAACATATCAAAGAAGAAGAAAGAAAATGTATTCATGAATACTTAAATGATTTTCCTAATGCTATCTATAAAGAAGGTAGTTATGGTCTTTGGAGTATAAAATGTGATATAGCTCTTCCCTGTGCTACTCAAAATGAGTTAGATGAAGATTCAGCAAGAAAACTTATAGATAATGGAGTTAAGTATGTTGCAGAAGGAGCAAATAAACCATCAACTCCCGAAGCTACTAAATTATTCTTAAAATCTGGATTAATGTTCTTACCAGGAAAAGCAGCTAATGCCGGAGGAGTTACAACCAGTGTACTGGAAATGGCACAAAGAAGCTCAAATATGCACTGGTCATTTGATGAAGTTGATTTACGATTAAAAAGAAACATGGTTAACATATATAGAAATATTGATAAAAAATCCTTTTAA
- a CDS encoding Fic family protein has product MFNPCFTYNHELVNKLLEINSIRDFIVNAPVVLEMESSLKKDALLKSAHHSTAIEGNPLSLNQVDKLAKGIKIQGQKRAMQEVLNYLNVLKSMDSYIEDGKITEKNVLKLHENITHYTLEYTYLEGQYRSEPVYVVNREGDVVFTPPNANLVQGQMEDLLEWMSNTSGELNAVISAGIIHYEFVRIHPFIDGNGRTSRALAAIYLYLRGFDVDFTLDEYYNSNRQAYYHALNSVDPKTQDLTGWLLYFMEGFLTSLREIKDRIMLFPSGAPMKIKLTEKMLKILEYLHLNGSITNSEVQKLLNISRQGAYKDLRSLMDKGIVEKKGGSRSTYYILK; this is encoded by the coding sequence ATGTTCAACCCCTGTTTCACATATAACCACGAATTGGTAAATAAACTGCTTGAAATTAATTCCATAAGGGATTTTATTGTCAATGCACCGGTTGTACTGGAAATGGAATCATCATTAAAAAAAGATGCCCTTTTAAAATCTGCACATCACTCTACTGCAATTGAAGGTAATCCCTTATCCTTAAATCAGGTGGATAAACTGGCTAAAGGAATCAAAATACAGGGACAGAAGAGGGCTATGCAGGAAGTTCTAAACTATCTAAATGTGCTTAAAAGTATGGATAGTTATATTGAAGACGGGAAAATTACAGAAAAGAACGTTTTAAAGCTTCATGAGAATATAACTCATTACACACTGGAATATACTTATCTTGAAGGCCAGTACAGGAGCGAACCGGTTTATGTTGTAAACCGTGAAGGTGATGTTGTTTTTACTCCTCCTAATGCTAATCTGGTGCAGGGACAAATGGAGGACCTCCTGGAATGGATGAGTAACACATCTGGTGAATTAAATGCAGTTATTTCAGCAGGTATAATTCATTATGAATTTGTAAGAATACATCCCTTCATAGATGGTAATGGAAGAACTTCAAGGGCACTTGCTGCGATTTACCTGTATCTGAGGGGATTTGATGTTGATTTTACTCTGGATGAATACTACAACAGCAACAGACAGGCATACTACCATGCCCTGAACTCGGTTGATCCAAAGACTCAGGATCTAACTGGTTGGCTCTTATATTTCATGGAAGGATTTTTAACTTCTTTACGTGAGATTAAGGACAGGATAATGTTATTTCCCTCAGGTGCACCAATGAAAATAAAATTAACAGAAAAAATGTTGAAAATCTTAGAATACCTGCACTTAAACGGCAGCATCACCAACTCCGAGGTCCAGAAGCTCTTAAATATCTCTCGCCAGGGAGCTTATAAAGATTTACGGAGTTTAATGGATAAGGGCATTGTAGAGAAGAAGGGTGGAAGCCGGTCCACTTATTACATCTTAAAGTAG
- a CDS encoding DUF3467 domain-containing protein, with the protein MNQEKNVMEKNDIPLIIPSDIPRIYATGVLGGFNACDFRLLLFSDEPLEKDEILLPQDLNVMQEVQAEVILSPLAAKKTAKWLMKYVKEFEKKIGPIPEPSLPDEKDLFD; encoded by the coding sequence ATGAATCAAGAAAAAAATGTAATGGAAAAAAATGACATTCCACTAATTATTCCCTCTGATATTCCACGGATATATGCAACTGGAGTCCTTGGGGGGTTCAATGCCTGTGACTTCCGGTTGTTATTATTCTCTGATGAACCACTGGAAAAGGATGAAATACTACTTCCCCAGGACCTGAATGTAATGCAAGAAGTACAGGCCGAAGTCATATTATCCCCACTGGCAGCCAAGAAAACTGCTAAATGGTTAATGAAATATGTTAAAGAATTTGAAAAAAAAATAGGACCTATACCAGAACCATCCTTACCTGATGAAAAAGACCTTTTTGATTAA
- a CDS encoding winged helix-turn-helix domain-containing protein — protein sequence MANVLREVFGNTKRISILEEMVENWGEFLTIEEIARISETSPKTAYRHINELNKIGILDFTDAKPKKYKLKEDDKRALALAILESEEYLRKAEITLNNVKNEEKIARNYRSFIEFNNSNPDELIKIGKNSSFSS from the coding sequence ATGGCTAACGTGTTAAGAGAGGTTTTTGGGAATACCAAAAGGATCAGTATTCTGGAGGAAATGGTTGAAAATTGGGGGGAATTTTTAACTATCGAGGAAATAGCCCGGATATCTGAAACATCTCCTAAAACTGCTTACAGGCATATAAATGAATTGAATAAGATAGGAATACTGGATTTTACGGACGCAAAACCTAAAAAGTACAAACTTAAAGAAGATGATAAAAGAGCCCTTGCCCTGGCTATTTTAGAAAGTGAAGAGTACCTGCGAAAAGCAGAGATTACATTAAATAATGTGAAGAATGAAGAAAAAATTGCTAGAAATTATCGTTCTTTCATTGAGTTTAATAATTCTAACCCTGATGAACTTATAAAGATTGGAAAAAATTCTTCTTTTTCCAGTTAG
- a CDS encoding ATP-dependent DNA helicase, translating into MPLKCQECGEILKKGLIICPECGRRGIFVKDNTVDTYSALLENFPSWMTPRPQQETILKKIAQGLDQGYHYILLDAGTGIGKSAIAVTLANYFSSSYLVTITKQLQDQYYNDFKFQVLKGRNNFDCIEGMVFKDTTCDDGLCQTADLVCDHGISSKGELICFYDLRGQPWYFNSADPCHYWLQKGNSVQSPITLMNYSSFFPEMNYMDHFGERVLAVFDEVHNMENQVMDQLSLELSNKILKNDFDEYMDRLIEIDQLDAIPQLSEDDLTEDVDFWSEHIVKFNDAYKSILKVPDVPLKKRKSVHRAINRLSMVESELEDHPREWVIEANRKAKMVTFKPVEVSRFVQKYLLSHTDYCLLMSATILSKDHFCKWHGINPEDALYIQVKSPFKIENRPIYLKTTGRMSSKFIDKSKPRSISTLKKILEKHPEDKGLIHTHSHKLATYISENLEDPRVIIYSPQSNWKRGPKREVVIRKFIESDDPLVLVAPSVDEGVDFPDDLCRFQVIYKMPFPYLGDKQIMTRMKRDGYWYAYKTVASLVQAYGRGMRNEDDYCDTYILDQDINGVLHDRWRKCMYFIPEYFEEAIV; encoded by the coding sequence ATGCCGCTGAAATGTCAAGAATGTGGGGAAATACTAAAAAAAGGATTGATTATCTGCCCAGAGTGTGGCCGGAGGGGTATTTTTGTTAAAGATAACACTGTGGACACCTACTCTGCCCTACTAGAGAACTTCCCCTCCTGGATGACACCCCGTCCCCAGCAGGAAACCATCCTGAAGAAAATAGCCCAGGGATTAGACCAGGGCTACCATTACATCCTCCTGGATGCCGGTACTGGAATAGGTAAATCTGCAATTGCAGTGACCCTGGCCAATTACTTCTCCTCATCATACCTGGTGACCATCACCAAACAATTGCAGGACCAGTACTATAATGACTTCAAATTCCAGGTTTTAAAGGGCAGGAATAACTTTGACTGCATTGAGGGTATGGTTTTCAAGGACACCACCTGTGATGATGGTCTCTGCCAGACAGCAGATCTTGTCTGTGACCATGGAATAAGTAGTAAAGGGGAATTAATCTGCTTCTATGACCTACGGGGTCAACCATGGTACTTCAACAGTGCCGACCCCTGCCATTACTGGCTCCAGAAGGGTAATTCAGTACAGTCACCCATCACGTTAATGAATTACTCCTCATTTTTCCCGGAAATGAATTACATGGACCACTTTGGAGAACGGGTTCTGGCAGTCTTTGACGAGGTACATAACATGGAAAACCAGGTCATGGACCAGTTAAGCCTGGAACTATCCAATAAGATCCTGAAAAATGATTTTGATGAATACATGGATCGGTTGATTGAAATTGACCAGCTGGATGCCATCCCCCAGTTAAGTGAGGATGATTTAACTGAGGATGTTGATTTCTGGTCAGAACACATTGTCAAATTTAACGATGCCTATAAATCCATACTCAAAGTTCCGGATGTACCCTTAAAAAAGCGTAAATCTGTCCACCGAGCTATTAACCGGTTATCAATGGTTGAAAGTGAGCTGGAGGATCATCCTCGAGAGTGGGTGATTGAGGCCAACCGGAAAGCAAAGATGGTTACCTTCAAACCTGTAGAGGTCAGCCGGTTTGTTCAAAAATACCTCCTGAGCCATACTGATTACTGTCTCCTGATGAGTGCCACCATCCTCAGTAAGGATCACTTCTGCAAGTGGCACGGAATCAACCCTGAAGATGCATTGTATATCCAGGTGAAAAGCCCATTTAAAATAGAAAACAGACCTATTTATCTTAAAACCACTGGTAGAATGTCCAGTAAATTTATTGATAAATCCAAACCCCGCTCCATCTCCACCCTTAAAAAGATTCTTGAAAAACATCCTGAAGATAAGGGTTTGATACATACTCACAGTCATAAGCTCGCCACCTACATCAGTGAAAACCTAGAAGATCCACGGGTAATCATCTACAGCCCCCAAAGTAACTGGAAAAGGGGCCCTAAAAGGGAAGTGGTCATCAGAAAATTTATTGAATCCGATGATCCACTGGTACTGGTGGCTCCCAGTGTGGATGAAGGGGTTGATTTCCCTGATGATCTGTGCCGTTTCCAGGTTATCTACAAAATGCCATTCCCTTATCTGGGTGATAAACAGATCATGACCCGGATGAAGAGGGATGGCTACTGGTATGCCTACAAGACCGTGGCCAGTTTAGTCCAGGCTTATGGTCGTGGTATGAGAAACGAAGATGATTACTGTGATACTTACATTCTTGACCAGGATATTAACGGTGTTCTGCATGATAGGTGGCGTAAATGCATGTATTTCATCCCTGAATATTTTGAAGAAGCTATTGTTTAA
- a CDS encoding type II toxin-antitoxin system HicB family antitoxin, which produces MYMMKRKFKLSVIVEHDKHGYYAYSPQLQGCYSQGETYEEVMANIKDAIHLHLEDMLESKETIPEIDSISLTSLEVEV; this is translated from the coding sequence ATGTACATGATGAAAAGGAAATTCAAACTTTCAGTAATTGTTGAGCATGATAAACATGGGTATTATGCTTATTCTCCACAATTACAGGGATGTTACTCTCAGGGAGAGACATACGAAGAGGTTATGGCAAATATTAAAGATGCTATTCATCTTCATTTGGAAGATATGTTGGAAAGTAAAGAAACCATCCCTGAAATTGATTCAATCAGTTTAACTTCCCTGGAAGTTGAGGTATGA
- a CDS encoding type II toxin-antitoxin system HicA family toxin — protein sequence MTDKLPRVTASKVIKVLESTGFVMVRQSGSHKIYKNKKGVRITVPYHSGKILHPKILKRILDDADLTIKSFKELSK from the coding sequence ATGACTGATAAACTCCCTCGAGTTACAGCCAGTAAAGTAATTAAAGTTTTAGAAAGTACTGGCTTTGTTATGGTCCGTCAAAGTGGCAGCCATAAAATATACAAAAATAAAAAGGGAGTCCGCATAACTGTTCCCTATCACTCCGGTAAAATATTACATCCTAAAATACTTAAAAGAATTCTGGATGATGCAGATTTAACCATTAAATCATTTAAAGAATTATCAAAGTAA
- a CDS encoding ATP-binding protein: MEIEDIMKIDEGTKVEFKEEMNDSAYKTLAAFVNTKGGKLFLGISDDKKIRGVNCSEPFFRNLTDKIVNSIGTHPLINCLDLDGRKILVIDVKKGNLTSYRGKYYQRVGSTTRLMRDNDLKNLFLMKTNWDSMTGGYDLDNIDVKTVKRFFSMAEKSGRLKSAECTDDIQLTLEKLNLIIDGKLTNAGYILFSNYPQNHFTNAMVRLGRFKDDITIIGDRLIEGNLFNQVAEAEEAIKNFINVRYEITGEELMRKDVWDYPLPAIREILLNAIVHRNYHLHNMQTQIRVYDDHIWFHNAGGLPEGMCMDLLKNSHRSVARNPLISKIFYLSGLIEEYGTGIKRIMDSMKEANLVEPVFKEEMGGFSVYILKNVYDKSYFQEQGLNERQIRIMMYVMDKGSIRIEDCFKVSPAVGERTHQRDLNILIERQLLVKRGGSKNILYERSI; this comes from the coding sequence ATGGAAATTGAGGATATTATGAAAATAGATGAGGGGACCAAGGTAGAATTCAAGGAAGAAATGAATGATTCAGCTTATAAAACACTGGCTGCATTTGTGAACACTAAAGGAGGTAAGCTCTTCCTGGGAATATCAGATGATAAAAAAATACGAGGAGTTAACTGCTCAGAACCGTTTTTCAGGAATTTAACCGATAAAATTGTTAATAGTATAGGTACGCATCCTCTGATAAATTGTTTGGATCTTGATGGAAGGAAAATCTTAGTCATAGATGTTAAAAAGGGGAATCTGACCTCTTATCGGGGTAAATATTATCAAAGAGTGGGAAGTACCACCCGTCTGATGCGTGATAATGACTTGAAGAATTTATTTTTAATGAAAACTAATTGGGATTCAATGACTGGTGGTTATGACCTGGATAATATTGATGTGAAAACCGTTAAGAGATTCTTTTCCATGGCCGAGAAAAGTGGTAGGCTAAAATCAGCCGAATGTACTGATGATATTCAGCTTACACTGGAGAAACTTAATCTAATCATTGATGGTAAATTAACCAATGCAGGATACATTTTATTTAGTAATTATCCTCAGAATCACTTCACCAACGCAATGGTTAGGTTAGGGAGATTCAAGGATGATATAACTATCATAGGAGATCGTTTAATTGAAGGCAATCTTTTTAATCAGGTGGCTGAGGCTGAAGAGGCCATAAAAAATTTCATCAATGTTCGGTATGAGATAACTGGTGAAGAATTGATGCGTAAGGATGTATGGGATTATCCCTTACCCGCGATTCGAGAAATTTTACTAAACGCTATTGTGCATCGTAATTATCATCTACATAACATGCAAACCCAGATTCGCGTCTATGATGATCATATATGGTTTCATAATGCTGGGGGACTTCCAGAAGGAATGTGTATGGATCTTTTGAAAAATTCGCATCGTTCTGTGGCTCGAAATCCCCTTATTTCCAAGATATTCTACTTATCCGGTTTAATTGAAGAATATGGGACAGGGATTAAACGTATTATGGATTCCATGAAAGAAGCAAATCTGGTTGAACCAGTTTTTAAAGAGGAGATGGGAGGATTCTCTGTTTATATTCTGAAAAATGTATATGATAAGAGTTATTTCCAGGAACAAGGTCTTAATGAAAGGCAAATTAGGATAATGATGTATGTGATGGATAAAGGCAGTATTAGAATTGAAGATTGCTTTAAAGTATCTCCTGCTGTTGGTGAAAGGACACATCAGAGGGATTTGAACATTCTAATTGAAAGACAATTATTGGTTAAAAGAGGGGGATCAAAAAATATCCTTTATGAAAGATCAATATGA
- a CDS encoding RQC domain-containing protein codes for MDEHPDKDNNSKVPSKVETIGRLIVSYESVTARIILYCIDELPFPVSENNLIRVLRGSKSRFVRDNNLSNLTSYRILVNFSKKRLKRFIRTLKKEGLLESREYSYYSKFILSPHGRKFIYSDDPIVTGYFDEVHGRKKVSENDIECRIN; via the coding sequence ATGGATGAACATCCAGATAAAGATAATAACTCAAAAGTTCCATCTAAAGTTGAAACTATTGGCAGATTAATAGTTTCCTATGAATCTGTTACCGCCCGGATCATTCTTTACTGTATAGATGAACTTCCCTTCCCTGTGTCAGAAAACAATTTAATAAGGGTACTTCGAGGCTCCAAATCTCGTTTTGTAAGGGATAATAATCTATCCAATCTCACCAGTTACCGAATTTTAGTTAATTTCTCCAAGAAAAGATTGAAAAGATTCATAAGAACCTTAAAAAAAGAAGGCCTTCTTGAATCCCGGGAGTATTCCTATTATTCAAAATTTATCCTTAGTCCGCATGGTAGGAAATTTATTTACAGTGATGATCCTATAGTAACAGGATATTTTGATGAAGTGCATGGGAGAAAGAAGGTATCAGAAAATGATATTGAATGTAGAATTAATTAA
- a CDS encoding PIG-L family deacetylase: MKRTFHIFIIIIPLLLLIAFPILSANNDTLQTNGSQNSTNESSSAGKVAFIIPHPDDETIGAGGTVGKLMANGTKIHFELMASGDGQGATLLNFTNYYKIDIPANSSANYTKKLIREDSFKRVMAIYGCDDYNMQGYDDGTLTAAEVFTTMEDLYLNQGCTVFYTVTGDGNSDHMACYQGMLMMEMKYPNLEYREFPIYYYHTSRPASLALTNNTTDEDVTQYTSKKMSAFQVYYNINTIHRIFYPYSDGLYNSSPERIYYIN, encoded by the coding sequence ATGAAAAGAACATTTCACATTTTTATTATAATCATACCACTCCTGTTATTAATTGCATTTCCCATACTCTCAGCCAACAATGATACATTACAAACCAATGGATCACAAAACAGTACCAATGAATCATCATCGGCAGGTAAAGTGGCTTTTATTATTCCACATCCAGATGACGAGACAATTGGTGCCGGTGGAACTGTTGGAAAACTCATGGCTAATGGAACCAAAATCCATTTTGAACTCATGGCATCCGGTGATGGGCAGGGTGCCACATTGTTAAATTTTACCAATTACTACAAAATTGATATTCCTGCAAATTCATCAGCAAACTACACTAAAAAATTGATCAGAGAAGATTCCTTTAAAAGAGTAATGGCCATTTATGGTTGTGATGATTACAATATGCAGGGATACGATGATGGTACATTAACTGCTGCCGAGGTATTCACCACCATGGAAGATCTCTACCTGAACCAGGGATGCACTGTTTTCTACACTGTTACTGGAGATGGTAACAGCGACCACATGGCCTGTTATCAGGGTATGCTAATGATGGAAATGAAATACCCCAACCTGGAGTACAGGGAATTTCCAATATATTACTATCACACATCCAGACCAGCATCACTGGCCCTAACCAATAACACCACCGATGAAGATGTGACTCAATACACTTCCAAAAAGATGAGCGCATTTCAGGTGTACTACAACATTAACACCATTCACCGAATTTTCTATCCCTACAGTGATGGTTTATACAACAGCAGCCCAGAGAGGATTTATTACATAAATTAA
- a CDS encoding peptidoglycan-binding domain-containing protein — MVIAVVPIVGAVDGQNTNLNKGNSSNGFQIGVTGADVKAAENVLQNNKPFGENTTKVLGTNNSTNQSQIMKLGASGDKVKQIQQWLTDYGYYSGNIDGDFGANTDKAVRDFQTESGLIVDGVVGNDTTKAMETWDKHVAQVQAAAGEDTSTAGTTSSKTSTASKKTYATTVRSYSSSGYSGDCWDVSNAMYSQLTSSGQRARIVQYANSYVNNHRSVEVWNGNNWVDADYSGQAWVGQPTAHDDSATVIAGS, encoded by the coding sequence ATGGTTATCGCAGTAGTCCCTATTGTGGGAGCTGTAGATGGCCAAAATACAAATTTAAATAAAGGTAATTCTTCTAATGGTTTTCAGATAGGAGTTACTGGTGCTGATGTAAAAGCAGCAGAAAATGTGCTTCAAAACAATAAACCCTTCGGGGAGAACACTACCAAAGTTCTGGGAACTAATAATTCTACTAACCAATCACAGATAATGAAACTTGGCGCCTCTGGTGACAAGGTTAAACAGATCCAGCAATGGTTAACTGATTATGGATATTACTCCGGAAATATTGATGGTGACTTCGGTGCTAATACTGACAAAGCTGTCAGGGATTTCCAGACAGAATCAGGATTAATAGTTGATGGAGTTGTAGGTAACGACACTACCAAAGCTATGGAAACCTGGGATAAACATGTAGCTCAGGTTCAGGCTGCAGCTGGTGAAGATACCAGTACTGCCGGTACAACAAGCTCAAAAACTTCAACAGCTTCTAAGAAGACCTATGCAACTACCGTTCGAAGTTACAGTAGCAGTGGTTACAGTGGTGACTGTTGGGATGTAAGTAATGCAATGTACAGTCAGTTAACTTCATCCGGTCAAAGAGCTAGGATTGTTCAGTACGCAAACAGCTATGTTAACAACCACAGATCTGTTGAGGTCTGGAATGGTAACAACTGGGTTGACGCTGACTACTCTGGCCAGGCATGGGTCGGACAACCAACTGCACATGACGATTCTGCAACAGTAATAGCAGGTAGTTAA